One segment of Pseudanabaena sp. ABRG5-3 DNA contains the following:
- a CDS encoding CHAT domain-containing protein — MGILNWLQSISSKLRPLIDESKSCSSYEYFLATIIEVVVDNDNNQKIVYSLLKKNLDKLDDNFAILLQNLAINTTNVDSDDSQGVAAALTCFSLQLQQFPLGSKDNNLEIAIIGYQKALEFFTRKDFPNQWADIYNNLSVALWERIRGDRAENLEFAIICCENALLVYTPEVDPEGWALAQSNLANAYSQRIQGDKAENLEKAIICCENALQVYSPQSHPTDWSRTQINLANAYLYRLQGEQAENLEKVITHYQNALQVIDRKSFPEQWALIQHNLVGAYIERIFGNRAENIELAIACGKNALQVYQPQIFPERWATIHNELAISYSKRILGNHHQNLKTAIKLFKKALNILNPEAFPQRYIGTLTNLGFSYQGLGQELNAYNAFASAIDTVESLRIDISSGDEAKRKLAEEYNRLYQSMVEVCVALACDEPSYGRKAVEYVERSKARNLVELLADRDRYPKGITPEVRKQLDRLRHDIRIEQQRLDIEEKKRSLVSTLSSSEEYVNLSSLFTPKIPSRSHLTELQQKLDQLITNEIQPLDSSFTLTQKVKPIAFQEIPKLLPDAQTTLIEWYILDEVFLTFIITAQSVLYIWVSDPNDLQALLDWNTEYLNYYYNQNSQWKSNLTSQLESLAKILHLNEILSYVPVECDRLILIPHRFLHLFPLHALPLVNGDILLDRFERGISYAPSCQLLQLTRKQTSLNFSRFFAIQNPTSDLPYSNVEVETVSSFFPSVDVLVKQTATKAALNASINLSLTSCYHFSCHGEFNLSFPLKSALILANNERLTLGEIFEINLNQCSLVTLSACETGLTDSSSLSDEYVGLHSGFLYAGSPNIVSSLWTVDDLSTAFLMIKFYQNLHKGLAVALALNQAQLWLKDLTKGDLEKWIEQNQLPLQPAVRMGLRRRLYKLAEDVKPFKSPFYWGAFCAIGQ; from the coding sequence ATGGGAATACTAAATTGGTTACAAAGTATTAGCAGCAAATTACGTCCATTGATAGATGAATCAAAATCATGTTCAAGTTATGAATATTTCCTCGCTACTATTATAGAAGTAGTGGTAGATAATGACAATAACCAAAAAATAGTTTATTCACTGTTGAAAAAAAACCTTGATAAACTAGACGATAATTTTGCTATCCTCTTACAAAATTTAGCAATAAATACCACTAATGTGGATTCAGATGACTCACAGGGTGTTGCTGCGGCGCTCACTTGTTTTAGTCTTCAGCTTCAACAGTTTCCTCTAGGCAGTAAAGATAATAACCTAGAAATTGCAATTATTGGTTATCAAAAAGCCCTAGAGTTTTTTACTCGCAAAGATTTCCCAAATCAGTGGGCAGATATCTACAATAACCTTTCAGTAGCTTTGTGGGAGCGTATTAGAGGAGATAGAGCAGAGAATCTAGAATTTGCAATTATCTGCTGTGAAAATGCTCTGCTAGTCTACACTCCTGAAGTAGATCCAGAGGGGTGGGCATTGGCACAAAGTAACTTGGCAAATGCTTACAGCCAACGCATTCAAGGAGATAAAGCCGAAAATTTGGAAAAAGCCATTATCTGCTGTGAAAATGCCTTGCAAGTCTATAGCCCCCAATCCCATCCCACAGATTGGTCTAGGACACAAATCAATTTAGCAAATGCTTACCTTTATCGTCTGCAAGGAGAGCAAGCCGAAAATTTAGAAAAAGTGATCACTCACTACCAAAATGCCCTACAGGTTATCGATCGCAAATCTTTTCCTGAACAGTGGGCATTGATTCAACATAATTTAGTAGGTGCTTACATAGAGCGCATCTTCGGTAATCGAGCTGAAAATATTGAATTAGCAATCGCATGTGGTAAAAATGCTCTACAGGTATATCAGCCTCAAATATTCCCAGAGAGGTGGGCAACAATACACAATGAGTTGGCAATTAGTTACAGCAAACGCATTTTAGGAAATCATCATCAGAATCTCAAAACAGCAATTAAACTTTTTAAAAAAGCCTTAAATATCCTTAACCCTGAAGCATTTCCACAAAGATATATTGGAACATTGACAAATTTGGGTTTTAGTTATCAAGGGCTAGGACAAGAACTTAATGCTTATAATGCATTTGCATCTGCAATTGATACTGTAGAATCTCTGCGGATTGATATTAGTTCTGGGGATGAAGCTAAACGAAAACTAGCTGAGGAATACAATAGACTTTACCAAAGTATGGTGGAAGTCTGCGTTGCACTTGCTTGTGATGAACCTAGCTATGGTAGAAAAGCTGTTGAATATGTCGAGCGAAGCAAAGCTCGTAACTTGGTTGAACTATTGGCTGACCGCGATCGCTATCCTAAAGGCATAACCCCAGAAGTTAGAAAACAACTCGATCGACTGCGGCACGACATTAGAATAGAACAACAAAGATTAGATATTGAAGAAAAAAAACGCTCACTAGTTAGTACACTATCCTCTAGTGAGGAGTACGTTAATCTAAGCAGTTTGTTTACACCTAAAATTCCAAGTCGTAGCCATCTGACTGAATTACAACAAAAGTTAGATCAGCTAATTACAAATGAGATCCAACCATTAGACTCCAGCTTCACTCTTACTCAAAAAGTTAAGCCGATTGCATTTCAAGAAATACCAAAATTACTACCTGATGCACAAACCACCTTGATAGAGTGGTATATATTGGATGAAGTCTTTCTTACTTTTATCATCACTGCACAATCAGTTCTTTATATATGGGTATCCGACCCCAATGACTTACAAGCACTATTAGATTGGAACACAGAATATCTCAATTATTATTATAATCAAAACTCGCAATGGAAATCAAATCTAACATCTCAATTGGAAAGCCTAGCTAAAATTTTACACCTAAATGAGATTCTCAGTTATGTACCAGTAGAGTGCGATCGCTTAATTCTGATTCCCCATCGATTTCTGCATCTGTTTCCTCTCCATGCATTACCTTTGGTTAATGGTGATATCTTACTAGACCGTTTCGAGCGAGGCATTAGCTATGCTCCTAGCTGCCAACTACTGCAACTGACTCGAAAACAAACATCTCTCAATTTCAGCCGCTTTTTTGCAATTCAAAATCCCACAAGCGACCTGCCTTATAGCAATGTTGAAGTGGAAACTGTCTCCTCATTTTTCCCCTCAGTTGATGTTTTAGTAAAGCAAACAGCAACTAAAGCGGCTCTTAATGCAAGTATTAACTTGTCATTGACATCCTGCTATCATTTCTCTTGTCATGGTGAATTTAACCTCAGTTTTCCTCTCAAATCAGCACTGATTTTGGCAAACAATGAACGTCTCACTTTAGGGGAAATTTTTGAAATTAATCTCAATCAATGTAGCCTTGTTACTTTATCTGCTTGCGAAACAGGATTAACTGACTCCAGCAGCCTCAGTGATGAATATGTTGGTTTACATAGCGGTTTCCTTTATGCAGGCAGTCCTAATATTGTCAGTTCGCTGTGGACAGTAGATGACTTATCTACAGCATTTTTGATGATTAAGTTTTATCAGAATTTACACAAGGGTTTGGCTGTGGCTTTGGCGCTCAATCAAGCTCAACTCTGGTTAAAGGATTTGACCAAGGGGGATTTGGAAAAATGGATTGAACAAAACCAGTTACCATTACAACCAGCAGTTAGGATGGGTTTGCGTCGTCGTCTTTATAAGTTGGCAGAGGATGTTAAGCCTTTTAAATCGCCTTTCTACTGGGGAGCATTTTGTGCGATTGGTCAGTAA